Proteins from a single region of Pseudodesulfovibrio portus:
- the rpsT gene encoding 30S ribosomal protein S20: MANHKSALKRHRQSLKRRARNRISKTRIKNTVKAVRIAIEENDAAKAQEALKDASSILDRAARKKIIHQRQAQRRISRLQAAVNKIAA, encoded by the coding sequence TTGGCTAATCACAAATCCGCACTGAAGAGGCATCGTCAGAGCTTGAAGCGTCGCGCCCGCAACCGCATTTCCAAGACCCGCATCAAGAACACCGTCAAGGCTGTTCGTATCGCCATCGAGGAAAACGATGCGGCAAAGGCGCAGGAGGCTCTCAAGGACGCCAGCTCCATTCTGGACCGGGCCGCCCGCAAGAAGATCATCCATCAGCGTCAGGCTCAGCGCCGGATTTCCCGCCTCCAGGCCGCGGTCAACAAGATCGCTGCGTAG
- a CDS encoding Crp/Fnr family transcriptional regulator: MDKLMAVKTITFFEGLPEEQYAKLADIAVEKKYAKGETLFPADVIADGFYSTVLGRVKVFRTSPAGKEQILHVFGPGEAVGEVPVFQGSTFPAQCEAIEPCEALFFPRDRFKKVLSEDPDMAMKMMAMLSQRLRILVNKIDDLSLKETPARVAAYLLLLRSSQDSETFRLDLPKGQIALYLGTIQETLSRIFKRFTEDGIIRINGKEITILDQDGLQDIADQGR; the protein is encoded by the coding sequence ATGGATAAACTGATGGCGGTGAAGACCATCACCTTCTTCGAAGGATTGCCCGAAGAGCAATATGCCAAGCTGGCGGACATCGCGGTGGAGAAAAAGTACGCCAAGGGTGAAACCCTGTTCCCGGCGGACGTGATCGCGGACGGCTTCTATTCGACAGTCCTGGGCAGGGTCAAGGTCTTCCGCACCTCTCCGGCAGGCAAGGAGCAGATCCTGCACGTCTTCGGCCCCGGCGAAGCCGTGGGGGAAGTCCCGGTATTCCAGGGCTCCACTTTCCCGGCCCAGTGCGAGGCCATCGAGCCCTGCGAGGCCCTGTTCTTCCCCCGCGACCGGTTCAAGAAGGTGCTCAGCGAGGACCCTGACATGGCCATGAAGATGATGGCCATGCTCTCACAGCGCCTGCGCATCCTGGTCAACAAGATCGACGACCTGAGTCTCAAGGAGACGCCCGCACGGGTGGCCGCCTACTTGCTCCTGCTGCGCTCCTCCCAGGACTCGGAGACCTTCCGCCTGGACCTTCCCAAGGGGCAGATCGCGCTCTACCTCGGCACCATCCAGGAAACGTTGTCCCGCATTTTCAAGCGGTTCACGGAAGACGGCATTATCCGCATCAACGGCAAGGAGATCACCATTCTGGATCAAGACGGGCTCCAGGACATCGCCGACCAGGGCCGTTGA
- the glyS gene encoding glycine--tRNA ligase subunit beta, whose protein sequence is MAEFILEIGTEEMPARFVPKLAAELEVAFAKGLSESMVENEGVKCYATPRRITAHVPSLALTQLQEEETVTGPPVRIAYDEDGNLTKAGAGFAKTQGVPEDALFKMETGKGEYLAAKKIVGGGKTADILPEICIKCVQSLSFPKKMRWGGYDFAFGRPVRWIVALLDADVIEFTLENLTSGRETRGHRVMGSGPFIVNSTADYFSIIENDCKVVIDPEVRKKTIVTEGNRLAEELGGEIVWNDSLLDEVANLVEYPKPLIGDIDPLYLELPREVLLTSMQSHQKSFGVQGADGKLLPHFLTTLNLEPKAVPLVKKGWERVLKARLEDARFFWEADCKVDMNTWLDKLENVVFLGPLGSVGDKSRRIETLCRKLAETLAESKGIMPGEIGKYAEAGRLAKADLVSEMVIEFDSLQGKMGGIYAERAGKGDIAYGGIYEQYLPAGPDTPVPSSLAGALVSMADKVDTMAGCFGLGKVPTGANDPYALRRCALGISRIIMEHDLDVDLEQLLTWAQEAYSGVKWKVEQPEALEKLKEFFAQRLRALFTGQGYATRVADAALGAGFNDIRTLKARLEALSVFSKEEDFEQAVLTFKRAANIIRKQGDEAGQELTGSYDSDLFEGEHEQAFGSRLEELAPRFDDLWENGDFTGLFGLLGELRPTVDGFFDNVMVMCDDGAVRLNRLNLLKALVDRLGRLADFNALQV, encoded by the coding sequence ATGGCCGAATTCATACTGGAAATCGGAACCGAGGAAATGCCCGCCCGCTTCGTGCCGAAGCTGGCCGCCGAGCTTGAGGTCGCCTTTGCCAAGGGGCTTTCGGAATCCATGGTCGAAAATGAAGGCGTCAAGTGCTATGCCACCCCGCGCCGCATCACCGCGCACGTTCCCTCCCTGGCTCTGACGCAGCTTCAGGAGGAGGAAACCGTCACCGGGCCTCCGGTCCGCATCGCCTATGACGAGGACGGTAATCTGACCAAGGCGGGCGCCGGTTTCGCCAAGACGCAGGGCGTTCCCGAGGACGCACTGTTTAAGATGGAGACCGGCAAGGGCGAGTACCTGGCGGCCAAAAAGATCGTGGGCGGCGGCAAGACCGCCGATATCCTGCCTGAGATATGCATCAAGTGCGTGCAATCGCTTTCCTTTCCCAAGAAGATGCGGTGGGGCGGATACGATTTCGCTTTCGGTCGTCCCGTACGCTGGATCGTGGCTTTGCTCGACGCCGACGTCATTGAATTCACTTTGGAGAATCTGACATCGGGCCGCGAGACGCGTGGTCATCGCGTCATGGGCTCCGGGCCGTTCATCGTGAATTCCACTGCCGACTATTTTTCCATCATCGAGAACGACTGCAAGGTGGTCATCGACCCCGAAGTCCGGAAAAAGACCATCGTGACCGAGGGCAATCGGCTGGCCGAAGAACTCGGCGGCGAAATCGTCTGGAATGATTCCCTTCTGGACGAGGTGGCCAACCTGGTCGAGTACCCCAAGCCGCTCATCGGCGACATCGACCCCCTGTATCTCGAACTGCCGCGCGAGGTGCTCCTGACCTCCATGCAGTCTCACCAGAAATCGTTCGGCGTTCAGGGAGCGGACGGCAAGCTGCTGCCGCATTTCTTGACGACCCTGAACCTGGAGCCAAAGGCCGTGCCCCTGGTCAAGAAGGGCTGGGAACGGGTGCTCAAGGCCCGCCTCGAAGACGCCCGCTTCTTCTGGGAGGCGGACTGCAAGGTGGACATGAACACCTGGCTGGACAAGCTGGAGAACGTGGTCTTTCTCGGCCCGCTCGGATCCGTTGGCGACAAATCCCGCCGCATCGAGACCCTGTGCCGCAAGCTGGCCGAGACCCTGGCCGAGTCCAAGGGGATCATGCCCGGCGAGATCGGCAAATATGCCGAGGCCGGTCGGTTGGCCAAGGCGGACCTGGTTTCCGAAATGGTCATTGAATTCGACTCGCTGCAGGGCAAGATGGGCGGCATCTATGCCGAGCGTGCCGGCAAGGGCGACATCGCCTACGGCGGCATCTACGAGCAATATCTGCCCGCCGGTCCCGACACCCCGGTGCCGTCCAGCCTGGCCGGAGCCCTGGTGTCCATGGCGGACAAGGTCGACACCATGGCCGGTTGCTTCGGCCTGGGTAAGGTGCCTACCGGCGCCAACGACCCTTACGCCTTGCGTCGCTGCGCCCTGGGCATCTCCCGGATCATCATGGAGCATGATTTGGACGTGGACCTCGAACAGCTCCTGACCTGGGCGCAGGAAGCGTATTCCGGCGTCAAGTGGAAGGTGGAGCAGCCCGAGGCATTGGAAAAACTCAAGGAATTCTTCGCTCAACGCCTTCGTGCCCTGTTCACAGGGCAGGGGTACGCCACTCGCGTGGCGGACGCGGCGCTGGGTGCCGGGTTCAACGACATCCGCACCCTCAAGGCCCGGCTTGAAGCGCTCTCCGTGTTCAGCAAGGAAGAGGATTTCGAGCAGGCCGTGCTGACCTTCAAGCGCGCCGCGAATATCATCCGCAAGCAGGGCGACGAGGCCGGGCAGGAATTGACCGGCAGCTACGACAGCGACCTGTTCGAGGGTGAGCATGAGCAGGCCTTCGGCTCCCGCCTGGAAGAGCTGGCCCCTCGGTTCGACGATCTGTGGGAGAACGGTGATTTCACCGGATTGTTCGGTCTTCTCGGTGAGTTGCGACCCACCGTGGACGGCTTCTTCGACAACGTCATGGTCATGTGTGATGACGGTGCAGTCCGGCTGAACCGGTTGAATCTGCTCAAGGCCCTGGTGGATCGCCTGGGTCGTTTGGCTGATTTCAACGCACTGCAGGTATAG